One region of Terriglobia bacterium genomic DNA includes:
- a CDS encoding DUF488 domain-containing protein translates to MNVRIKRVYEPRDEHDGKRVLVDRLWPRGLTKEKAGVDLWLKDIAPTTELRKWFGHDPARWGEFQKRYRDELKKNAGSVLILKREAQSGAVTLLFGAKDEQHNEAAVLRSILKDSTA, encoded by the coding sequence ATGAACGTTCGAATCAAAAGAGTTTACGAGCCAAGAGACGAACACGACGGGAAGAGAGTCCTTGTGGATAGGCTTTGGCCGCGCGGCCTTACCAAAGAAAAGGCCGGAGTCGATCTATGGCTGAAGGACATTGCGCCGACCACGGAACTCCGGAAATGGTTCGGCCATGATCCGGCTCGGTGGGGAGAATTTCAGAAACGATACCGCGACGAGTTGAAAAAGAACGCTGGTTCCGTTTTGATTTTGAAGCGGGAAGCGCAGAGCGGTGCGGTCACGCTTCTTTTTGGCGCGAAGGACGAACAGCACAATGAGGCTGCGGTTCTCCGGTCCATCCTGAAGGATTCGACCGCGTAA
- the ada gene encoding bifunctional DNA-binding transcriptional regulator/O6-methylguanine-DNA methyltransferase Ada: protein MNQLSTSEKRASATTSDPRWLSIVNRDRTADGQFYYSVKTTGVYCRPSCAARPPRPENVQFYSSREEAKKAGFRPCKRCKPDGPALTELNSEKIAAACRLIERSDHAPLLKELASVAGMSVYHFHRTFKAVTGLTPKEFAEAHRSNRVRTSLERSNTVTDAIYDAGFNSNSRFYESSNNVLGMTPSRFRGGGADTDIYFAIGQCSLGSILAAQSNKGVCSILIGDDPDVLIHDLEKQFPKANLIGNEPGYEQLVAKVFALVEQPGHGFDLPLDIRGTAFQQRVWKALRQIPPGSTASYTDIAAKIGMPKAVRAVAQACGANELAIAIPCHRVVRNDGSLSGYRWGVERKRALLEREAQA from the coding sequence ATGAACCAGCTATCGACGAGTGAAAAACGAGCAAGCGCAACGACAAGCGATCCACGCTGGCTTTCAATCGTGAATCGAGACCGCACCGCGGATGGGCAATTTTACTACTCCGTAAAAACTACGGGAGTGTACTGCAGGCCATCATGCGCAGCCCGGCCTCCGCGGCCTGAAAATGTGCAATTCTACTCATCCCGCGAGGAGGCGAAAAAGGCAGGTTTCCGACCCTGCAAGCGTTGCAAACCGGACGGACCCGCGCTCACAGAACTGAATTCGGAGAAAATCGCCGCGGCATGCCGTCTGATCGAGCGTTCAGATCATGCTCCTTTGCTAAAAGAATTGGCCAGCGTGGCTGGCATGAGTGTTTATCACTTCCATCGGACTTTCAAAGCCGTCACAGGGCTCACCCCCAAAGAGTTTGCCGAAGCACACCGCAGCAACCGTGTGCGAACTTCGCTCGAAAGGAGCAATACCGTGACCGATGCAATTTATGACGCGGGCTTCAATTCAAACAGCCGTTTCTACGAGAGTTCCAACAACGTTCTGGGCATGACGCCCTCCCGATTCCGTGGCGGCGGGGCCGACACCGATATCTATTTCGCCATCGGCCAGTGTTCACTGGGCTCGATCCTCGCCGCGCAGAGCAACAAAGGAGTTTGTTCGATTCTGATTGGCGACGATCCCGATGTGTTGATCCACGACCTGGAAAAACAGTTTCCGAAGGCCAACCTGATCGGAAACGAGCCTGGCTATGAGCAACTTGTGGCGAAGGTCTTCGCTCTCGTCGAGCAGCCCGGCCACGGCTTCGATCTGCCTCTCGATATTCGTGGCACCGCGTTCCAGCAACGCGTCTGGAAGGCGTTGCGGCAGATTCCGCCTGGCTCGACCGCGAGCTATACCGACATCGCGGCGAAGATCGGCATGCCGAAGGCTGTTCGGGCTGTGGCACAGGCGTGCGGCGCAAACGAACTCGCCATTGCGATCCCGTGTCATCGAGTCGTCCG